From the genome of Eublepharis macularius isolate TG4126 chromosome 4, MPM_Emac_v1.0, whole genome shotgun sequence:
ATTGCTTTGCTGAGTACAAGCTGTATACTGTTACGTTTGCAAGTGCTGGGGTGGTGTTAGAGAATGTGTCCCCATTGCCAGTGTCCCCATTACCAGTGTAGTTGTCCTGACACTCCCTGTCTTGCTATAGAGTTGGTGAAACTGCTACAGTATGGCAAAACAGGGAGCATCTCTGTTGCTGAGACATCTGGACCAACTCTCCCTAAATTGAGTTCATTGCAGGTGGATAAGAAGACAGAACATTGGCTCAGTTGCCTTAGCAACAGGAAGAATTAGAGTGTTTGTGAAAATATGTGCACTAATACTGTCATAATAGTAATATAGCCTAAGAACTGATATGGCAGCATCTGGCTAATAAAATACATTGTCTTGCCTATTTTATATGACTTTTGCTTGGCAGTGGCTGAATCTTCTTGGTGTATTTTCTCATATTATGCTTGGTACATGTTAGTTTTGTGCACGAGGGAAGGGTTCTTCTTTCTTGTAGTCAAGAGTAGTTCATAGTCTCAAGGCAGAGTCCCCTTCCCAACATCAGGGCTGAATTATACTACCATCAGATCAGAAGAAGTGAATTAGGACCACAGCTATTTGAAAATATTCTTGATCTTGTACCAAGTTCTTTTCTCATAAGAGAGCTTTTTTGCTAAATCAAGCACACAATATGTGAACAAGCCCACAGTGATCATGTTTGTATACGTAAACACACATAGCGGTGAGgaggttttattaatttattcTTATGCAGTTTTCAGCATTTCTGTGAAATGTGGAAATTAGTGGCAAATTAGCTCTAGTTGGTGCTGCTCAGTTTATGGTATCAAAGAACGAAGAGCATTAGGAGTACTCACACATTGTTTATATGATTATGTTTAAAGGGCTTTCTCTGCTTTGAGAGTATTTATCtacttactttatttacttcatttatgcccccacttttcttcccagtggggacacaaagcagcttacaaaattccATTTCATGCTCACAGCAACTCTGAGATAGATTAAACTGTCTGTGGGACTGGTCCCAACGCCACCCACCAAGCTGTCATGacaaatgggaatttgaacctgggtctcctagatctgaGCTTGGGTTGGACTCATTGGTTCCATAAATTGAGCAAGATCATGAAAGTAATGTTTATTGGCTTTCCTTTCCCCAAACAGCCCCAGCactgccccccccacctctcaaCACTGTTGAGAGGATACATTACCTTACAGAACACTATGCCATGTGTCATGGGGGGCTGCCTGCTAAGTCcctgttcatctacggtcttcctgtgcaggcacacatgggactgcgcacgcgcaggcctgccgataccggagatttttatagctctaaaccactagggggcgctccagcctccaatcgcgcacgcgcggccgctttcccgccgaaacggctcctaggaggcggagcgcccctcacataccctcagtttctctttcgccgccgatcgttgaggttctTGCTCTTCCTTCGTCGCGATGGCTGAGACGGCCTTGTTCAAGCGTTGTGAGACCTGTAACCGCaaaatgacaaggtcggatggccattctATTTGTCTTTACTGTCTTGGAGAAACGCACAATGTTCAGGCGTGTAAACATTGCCGtgcgtttacctccaaggctcGGGCCGAGCGGGCGGATCGAttgcatgcctccctctggcagcgggCAATGTCGGTAGAAGATCCTCCGCCGAAGTCCTCTTCTGCACCGGCTGCGCCTTCCCGTCCTCTCTCGGAGAAGTCGGTTGCTAGAACTCCGCGTTCCAATCCGTCCCCGAGTCATTCGGCCCCGGCTCGGAGTTCGTCGGAACCGACAGCTTCGGCTCCGGGAACCGTTCGGAGTCGACCTCCTTCAACTTCGTCGGCGGTCTGTACTCCACCTACCCGTGAGGTCAGCGGTGACAGGGCTACCTCGGGTCCGAAGACGATCCCACCGGCTCCCCGAGAGATATCGGATCCGAGGGCTTCGGATCCGACTTCGAAGTCACCTACCAGAACCGAgcctgaaaagaagaagaagaagcgtaAACATTCCAGCAAACATGATAGGGCAGTGTTGGAGACCCTGCTTACCTCTTCGTCCTCGGTTCCGACCGGTCCTACCCCGGCTCCGTCGGAGAGATGCGATGAGTCCGCTGTCCGCCCGCCTTCCAAGACTCCTCCGCCGGAGGCGATCCAGGAGGTGGATGTGGTTCCGTTCGACAGGCCCCCTACTCCATCGGGTCGGCCTCGATCGACGTCGTTTGAATCGGGCTCGATTCGTTCCACTGGGAGCCGACAAGCCCGCTCCTTTGACCGGAGTTCCCGCCGTTCTTATCGAAGCCGGTCTAGAGGTAGTCGGGGCCGGGACGATCCAGGTACCCGCTCttatactagagaagactcatactTCTCGGACCACCGTTATCGGAGGATCTCTCTGTCGCCGTCACCCAGAGCCGGTTCCTATGCTGGTCGTGATTATACACCCCGTCCCTCGGAGGTGGTGTCTCCTCGGAGCCGAGCTCGGTACAGTGAATCCCCGTTGTCGGACTCTCCGGAGAGAGAAATTGGGCCCTCGGAGGAGGCTTCCCCAACCGATGATTTCCGAGCCTATAATGAGCTTCTTCAGAGAATGGCCAAGGCTCTGGATTTGGAGGTCACGTCGACTGAATCCAAATTTACCGACAAGATTCTACAGCATATCTATTCGGGGTCCACTCCCTCGattgctttcccccttattgAAGGGTTTGCTGATATGTGGAAAAAACTTCAGTCGAGACCGGCATCAGCTACCGCTACTAACAGAAAGGTGGAGAGCCTTTACAAGACCAAGGACGATGTGCATTCCTTTCTAGCAGTGCATCCACCTCCGTCGTCACTTGTGACTGAGGAAATGCAGGCTCGTTCTCGCCAGGGTTCCTCTTCAGCTCCAGCTGACAAGGACAGCAGAAAGATTGACAGTATGGGTAGAAAGCTGTATACCTCTGCCACGTTTGGCATTAAGGTGGCTAATTATGCAGCCATGATGTCGGCATACCAATTATTTTTGTGGAAAAaggtggcttccttccttcctaagatTCCTGAGGAGCAGCGTACTCTCCTTAGGGTCATACAAGAAGAGGCTGTCCGTTTGTCCAGGCATCAAATCAATGCTGGCAGGAGTATGGCGGACACAGCTGCCAGATCCCTTCTCTCCTCTGTGGTCTTGCGCAGGTACGCATGGCTTCGTACAACTGCCCTCCCTGCTGAGACGAGAAATAAGGTGGAGGATTTGCCGTTCGAAGGCACCACGCTGTTCTCGGAAAAGACCGATGAATATCTTTCGAAGAAGAGAACCGACCGCCTGACGGCTCGTTCGTATGGGGTACTACATCAGGCCCCACAGCAATCCTCTCGTCCGTATTACcgttccttccagcgtggcagacaacatcGTTATCAGCCCTACCAGGGGTACGCGTACCAGCCACACCGACCCTACCAGAGCCCGCAGGCTTCCTTCcctagacggaggcagggccagcgTCCTAGGACTGGCTCTCAGCAACATCAACCTAAAGatcagagccaatcacaaaaacagttctgacaatcacagggacctgatcccttttttggggacaggcttagcgctttctggagttcctggaatttgatctgttctgatgtttgggttctttccataatacagtttggttataaagttgaatttgttggTTTACCCTACCTgtgtctccctgttttttcttcggATGTTCCGCGGTCAGAAATCTTGGGAGAACTCTCAGCTCTTTTACATAAAGGAGCGATAGAGGAGATTCCTGCAGAGTCAGCTGGGTTGGGCTTCTACTCCAACCTGTTcctagtggagaaaaaagatggggggctcAGGCCTATCCTGGACCTCCGGGGCCTAAACAAATTTATACGGATCCGaaaatttaagatggtcacattGCAGATGGTTTTGACTTTGCTGCCCCCTTtctcttggtttgcagtccttgattTAAAGGACGcctactttcatatttctattttcccaGACCATAGAAAATTTTTGCGTTTTACCTATGACCATCGTGTTTTCCAATACAGGGTCCTGCCCTTTGGTTTAGCCACTGCCCCCAGAgtattcactaaatgtatggcagtgGTAGTAGCCCACCTGCGTCTTCAGGGCTGTTGCATTTTTccgtacttggatgactggcttCTAGTGGGTCAGTCTGAGGCGGATGTGTCCAATCAGGTGGCTCTCACCCTGGACTTATGTCTCCGtttgggtctttttgttaatcaaaaaaagtctaaGCTGACCCCTGTTCGCTCCATTCAGTTCATAGGGGTGATTTTGGACGGCGTGCGTAATGCAGGTTTCTTGCCTGAAGAGCGCGCCTCTAAGATTAAGAAGCTCATTTCCACCCTTAAGAGGTGTCGTTTTCAGTCTGCTAAGTTTGTTCAGACTTtgttgggttgcatggcttctacgaCTGCAGTGGTCCCTTTGGCCAGGCTGTTTATGCGACCTCTCCAATTATGGTttaattcagttttttccccgAGTAGTGATTCCCAGAATAGGAGATTGTCAGTCCCTAGACGGGTGGTATCTGCTTTGGACTGGTGGTTAGAGGACTCTAACCTATTTGGAGGGGTGAAATTTGGGCATCGCCAAACCCATTTATCTGTCACGACCGATGCTTCTTTAtttggttggggggctcactgtgacGGAGCTTATGCTCATGGATTATGGTCTGGGTCAGAACGTAGGGAGCACATTAATGTCCTTGAATTAAGGGCAATCTTTTAtgctctgatctccttttcagatgcggtccagaacaagtccgtccaagtcctgacagacaacacgacggcgatgttctatgtcaacaagcaagggggcacggcgtctgtggcacTATGCACCGAAGCGATGAGGCTTTGGCAGTGGGCTATAGACCATGCTGTGTGGTTGCATGCTGTTCACATCCCGGGAGTAGAGAACTCTATGGCGGATCAGTTGAGCAGGATAAAAGgggacaaccacgagtggtcccttcaggACATGTATCTTGCTCCgattttttccaggtggggggaTCCGGAGCTGGACCTGTTTGCGACAGCAGAGAATCGCAAGGCCCCAtgtttttgctccaggggaggcgtAGGCCTAGGGTCAcgtggggacgcatttcaactaagttggtcaggtcccctgtgttatgccttcccCCCGTTCCCGCTGCTAGCCAGGgtgctcagcaagatccagagggacggggcgacagtcatcctggtggccccgttttggccgaggcaaccctggtttcactcCCTCCTGAGTTTGCAGACTCAGTCCATCAGTCTTCCAGTagttccagaccttctgtcctgcgAGGGGGTGTTTCACCACAACATCGggaaactcagactgacagcgtGGCTGATCAGGCCGAGGGTTCCTTTTCTTCAGCAGTAAAGCACGTCTTGCTTAACGCTAGACGTCTGTCTACGAGACAGTCCTATGCTttgaagtgggacaaattttcggCCTGGTGTCGACAGCGGGCCTTGGACCCTTTTTTGGCTCCTCTCTCTGACATATTGGAGTTTTTGTGGGAAGTTAAACAGAAAGGCCTGTCTAATAGTTCAGTTAAGGTTTATTTAGCAGCTATTTCGGCTTTCCATCCTCCTATTGATAAGAAATCTGTGTTCTCCCACTACTCTGCACGTTTGTTTTTACgagggttgaataatttgtttccccccatTCGGGCTCTGATCCCACAATGGTCATTGCCTTTAGTTTTGGCTCGCCTAATGTCCAAACCGTTTGAGCCGTTGGCCTCGTGCCCGTTACGTTTTTTATCCATGAAAGTAGCCTTTTTAGTTGCGGCCACCtcggccagaagagtgggggagtTGGCGGCTTTATCTTGCGAACCGCCTTATCTAAAGTTACACCCTGAGAAGGTTGTTCTCCGTACCAAAGTAGAGTTcttacctaaggtggtgtctcgTTTTCATCTGTCCCAGGAGCTGATactgccagttttctttccagttcagaactcggaggcagagaaagctcttcATTCTTTGGACGTCCGCAGAGCTATtctgttttatttagatagggttaAGTCTTTTAGGCTTGATTctaacttatttgtttgttttgcggggCAGAACAAGGGGAAACGGGCTACGTCCCAGACCATCtcgagatgggtggtccagactattttgacttgttattctgctgctaacttaccttgccccttggaggtgcgtgcccattccaccaggtcccaggcgtcgtctgCGGCTCTTCTCAGAGGTGTTCCTCTTCacgacatctgtagagcggcaacgtgggcctcggcggataccttcgtgaaacattatgcgctggacatcctggatagaaaggagacagcggtgggcacagcggtTCTCCATTCCATCTTtgtgtgatgctttggcgtcacctccacccaggtattaagctttgtaatcttcccatgtgggactgcacaggaagaccgtagatgaaaaacaggttttacttaccataactgttgttcatctaggtcttccgtgcaggcacacatgccctccctccttccccgctaactctcttggtacttaccttgcagggggcggcgaaagaggaactgagggtatgtgaggggcgctccgcctcctaggagccgtttcggcgggaaagcggccgcgcgtgcgcgattggaggctggagcgccccctagtggtttagagctataaaaatctccggtatcggcaggcctgcgcgtgcgcagtcccatgtgtgcctgcacggaagacctagatgaacaacagttatggtaagtaaaacctgtttttcttctTATAGCAGTCCCTGCACCACATGGCATACTGTTCTAGTATATGACCCCTTACTTTAAATAGCTGTTTTTGCGGGGTGCAGAGGGCTATCAGAGGAAGGGGAAGATAATCATCACTTCAGTGAATTAGCTTCATTCACAAAACACTGGGCCTATCCCAGAATGATCATCATAGTGAGTATTGCTAATCTAAGTATTCTCATGGCATTGGTTCCAGTTTGCAGTGTTGATTCTGGTAGAATCTCCCCACAACTGATGTATCAGTCAtagtacaccacagataatgaGTAGTGCATTTCTGCTGATAGTGTATGTGATTTCAGCTTGAACATCAAAATTGCATGGTTCTACCAGTAACTATACCAAACATTTCATATGAGGTTTACTATGTCTGTTTTCAGAACTTTGCTGTTGGAATGCTGTGAAAGTCTGAATGCCTTTTTATGTAATTAAGTTACCTTGGAGTAACAACACCTCAGCCTCTTGGCATATTCAAACATTCAGGGGGTAAATTGAACTGAAACTAGGGAAGATTTAGAAATTAGGAGCTCATGTAAGTGGTTTTCCTCATGAAAAAAAATAGTTACTGATCTGTGAATGACTCAGAATAGTCAGTGAGGATTTTAAAATGCTCTGAAATTCCTGATTCATATAAACAAGGGTTGTTATTTCAAAGTAACAAAACTTGGATTATCTCTGAGATAAATTGCTAAATTATAGTTTTTATAGAATGATtagtgtgtgtatgcacacataTATTACAAGACAATACccaaattttaattatttttttctactGACTTGCATTGTAGTATGTTTCTGAAATTAGTTTATTTTTCCCTTAAAAATACCTCACTACAGGATGTGATGCAGCAAGCGACAAATGCTATCCTGAGAGGTGGTACAATTCAGGCTCCAACTGTGTCTGCAAAAACCATTGCTGAGCAGCTGGCTGAGAAGATCAATGCCAAGCTCAATTATGTGCCGATAGAGAAACAAGAGGAGGAGAAACAGGAGGGGGGACAAAATGAGTCATTTAAGAGATATGAGGAAGAATTGGAGATCAATGACTTCCCACAGGCAAGAAAGATTTTTTCATTTGATCATATTTAATGGCTTGTGTATAACATAGCACTTTGGTTAGAAATCATAtatattcattttttccccaacacGCACTACCACCACTACCCCAAGCCGAGACGAGATTTCAAAGGTCTCCTACTATTTTTATTGTTAACACTGCTTCTAATAGTTTTTGTAACTAGTAACTTTTTCTTCTTGAGTtgtcttttgggtttttttgctgctCAACAGTATTCCTGGTCTTGTGAAAGAGTGAATTTGAACAAGATATTCTTGCACCTTAAAATCAAGTTTTGCTCTGTATTTATTCTGTTAAACCAATATTCTTTGGCTTCtgcaaatattattttaaaaaacaaatcatgAGTGATATAATTCTTTGGCATTAATAAAATTTCTCTAATCCATTAAAGTCATTATACAAATGACTTCTATTGGAGGTAGATATTAAATATGTATTTAAACCTCATATGTAAACAAATCTACAATATCACctgagttatttttaaaaaatcattgcaaATATTCTCTGCCATAATAATTTACTCTTGGTATATACAAAAGTATTTAATTTTGGGGGGAAGTGGGTGCAGCTCAGAAGTCTCAGTTCAGAGAAGAAATCTGTGGGAATTGCCAGCATATCCCCTCCCAACTCAATATCTTTTCCTTTGCTTCCATTGTTCTGCAGACTGCTAGGTGGAAGGTAACATCAAAGGAAGCACTGCACAGGATAAGTGAATATTCTGAAGCTGCCATTACAATCAGAGGAACATATTTTCCCCCAGGCAAAGAGCCTAAAGAAGGAGAACGAAAAATTTACTTGGCTATAGAGAGTGAGTATTACTCTTCATTTCTGATAATACTCTTACAAGAGTATTGTATTATTATAGTAGAAAGTAAATGATACTTAGGGAGTATATATACTCAGCATTGAAACTATGCTAACAGGAGAATTATGCTCTGGTTGAAAATATTCActaacagttaaaacacaattcCTACTGCTTCCATACACAGGAGAGAAAGATCATCTTTTATTTTAGACAAGTAGAAGGAGCTGAGTGGAACTGCTGAAGCGTTTAACTCAATAAATTGTTTGTAGTCATACACAAAATATACTTATCATATCGCAGAATATACTGCATATTGCAGTAGTGATCAATGTATTATAGTAATAAGCACCAGTTTTGATATAAGTATTCAGGACTTGTTTGAACACTAAgatgaagaaaaaagaaatgtgtcAATCCACATGTTACCAGATCTGTGTAAtgagcatcttttaaaaatgaaaacaaaagccctttccctcctccccaatcCCTCCCACATACCAgggcaaccccctcccctcccccccccaaagaaagaaaaaaatcctatgagtctatgactctcaaaccaggcagcagccaggaatccactccactcactggacagcaggatccagttgcagtccaaagcaggcAAGGAGTAAAAGCCAACCACCACAAGCAGCAACAAGCAggcagtctctgtctgtctgtaggccagagcaaaacagaggctgactgaggcaagcctACTAATTTAACTCAtcacagcagttttaaaaagacacactCTCCTTGAgaagagaaggagagctgctacAAGTACTGACCACTCACACTCccgcctcccttccccctccaccttccctcttctgcctctgactcacttcccccctcctcccatctgtTAAAAAAAGATGGGAAGCAGTGTTTTTTTTTGCTGCTCCTTAGCAAAAGAACAGTAAGGAACAGCGCTGCGATACTTACCTaataaatttggtaaacttaaatTCAGTATTTATTCGGTAATGCATATTTAAGTTTGGTAATACCGAgttttaccaaatcaggtaaaatttggtatttttgctGAATTTCATACCCAAATTGCATATCCCTATttcatatttcatttatttaaatcagTTCCTTGTTTTCTGTTAGTGATTGCCTTGATGTATAACCTGTCTgaattgctacaaaataaaatgCTTTGGATTATTAGATATGGTTCACATTCAGACGTATACtgatgatctttttttaaaaaaatggtttatcATGTATGAATTACTGAAATACCTTCCTGTCTTCCAGAGGTGTGCAGTCTCCTGTGTATTGTCTGCTTCATTTtgataaaaacagtttaaaatatttttgatgtTGTGCTTCCAGGTGCCAATGAATTAGCTGTGCAGAAAGCAAAGGCAGAAATCACTAGACTCATCAAAGAAGAGCTCATCAGATTGGTATGTTCAATATTCTTGAAAGTAGCATGTGCAGCTTTTCATAATTGCTTTAGAAACTTATTAATAATTTGATAGCATGGCAGCCTTAAATCCTCAATAATACCTAAATGTGACCTGCATTTAATACTGCAGATTCAGAAatgattttatcttgttttattttgtgaggcATTTTGAGTAGTTCTCTCAAGAGATGGTACATCAGTACTTTAAATAAGTACTGGCTATATCATATCAACCAGAGTTGAGGCAGAATACTAACAGGACTTTCGTGTAATGAAACTTCTTCTAATGAGTTTGCAAACATGTTCATCTCCAGTGTACTGTGAAAGATTTTGGATATGCATTTGCTACTTTTGATTTGGTACCTGTGCTGTTCAAAAACGACAGTTTCACTCTGTTCCAACATCTTTTACTTTCccaacaagatgggtagctgtgtggtagggtatgagttttcatgagccgcagctcacttcttcagatatcaggtATCTGATatgtggactcttgctctttcccaacAAAATACtcaattttcttttccctttaagTGAAAGGCCTTCCTTTTTATTAGAGTTAACATTAGTTGCACGGTTAACAAACAGTGTGTCCTGTTCTCCTCTGCTCAGTGTTGTCTATCTTGGTGTTCCTAAAACCAAGTGCTAGCAGCTGTGGAATTCTTTGTTCAATCCCATAAAGACTTATTTTATTTAGCTTTTAATTATATACAGAGCTTTTTACCTTAATACATTCCTGTTAACAATGTATTGGATTGACTGCATTCTTTAATGTATCTGACTGCATTCTTCTACTTTTTTCTCTTGCAGCAAAATTCATACCAGCCAACCAATAAAGGAAGATACAAAGTTTTATAAATGCTGGGAGTAAATCCGTCTTTTGGTTGCTGATTTGTGAATCCTTGTGGTTTCTTTTTATCTTTGCTGTTTACTCTGCTTATTGTAAATTAAGAtgtgtatgtgttttttttaaacattgtcatgctgaattttttaaagATCGGAATAACTTTATCCAGGGATCTTTGTTTTCTGCACAGGTAACAAGTTTGACAGAAcatgatttatttaaaatattgtatGCTTTCCATTTTAAGAATAAAACCCATTATAATTTTCCTAGAAGACTGTGATACAACCTCCATTTAGAAAATCTTGACTTGGGTTTGGAAGTTGTTATAGTACTTTTTGGCTCACAATCTGGAGAAGTGAAACAAATGCTTTAAAACCAAGGCTGAATTTTCTTGATTCCCAATAAGATCCTAAGGAATAAGATTATTCCTTAGAATAATCCAAATCATTTTCTACAAAATGAGATATTTGGAGTTGCACTTACTGTGCCAGGATATTcatgacctcccaagtttcatttTGTTTAAATA
Proteins encoded in this window:
- the LOC129327178 gene encoding uncharacterized protein LOC129327178, which translates into the protein MHRSDEALAVGYRPCCVVACCSHPGSRELYGGSVEQDKRGQPRVVPSGHVSCSDFFQVGGSGAGPVCDSRESQGPMFLLQGRRRPRVTWGRISTKLVRSPVLCLPPVPAASQGAQQDPEGRGDSHPGGPVLAEATLVSLPPEFADSVHQSSSSSRPSVLRGGVSPQHRETQTDSVADQAEGSFSSAVKHVLLNARRLSTRQSYALKWDKFSAWCRQRALDPFLAPLSDILEFLWEVKQKGLSNSSVKVYLAAISAFHPPIDKKSVFSHYSARLFLRGLNNLFPPIRALIPQWSLPLVLARLMSKPFEPLASCPLRFLSMKVAFLVAATSARRVGELAALSCEPPYLKLHPEKVVLRTKVEFLPKVVSRFHLSQELILPVFFPVQNSEAEKALHSLDVRRAILFYLDRVKSFRLDSNLFVCFAGQNKGKRATSQTISRWVVQTILTCYSAANLPCPLEVRAHSTRSQASSAALLRGVPLHDICRAATWASADTFVKHYALDILDRKETAVGTAVLHSIFV